A window from Candidatus Saganbacteria bacterium encodes these proteins:
- a CDS encoding response regulator, which produces MTIEIKASGAVTPVSSGGSLPPRILRLNLAHINALRGTRPAILAQDRPQEIRKIAIVDDEAMIAWLLTRSLRRNLLSLGANIQEALFTGEIPMVEDGNTLILSTNISELSDIERRAEILKVPEVLVAQNVDILFTDFNMPGLTGEQIVRAIREQGSRGIIVGLTGQPHENTEPFYAAGADLVLEKPFNIKDILNLFN; this is translated from the coding sequence ATGACAATAGAAATCAAAGCTTCGGGTGCAGTTACTCCCGTTTCAAGTGGAGGAAGCCTTCCTCCAAGAATATTGAGGCTTAATTTAGCACATATAAACGCATTAAGAGGAACAAGGCCTGCAATTTTAGCTCAAGATAGGCCGCAGGAAATAAGAAAGATCGCTATTGTTGATGATGAAGCAATGATCGCGTGGCTTCTTACCAGAAGCCTTAGAAGAAATCTCTTATCTCTTGGAGCAAATATTCAGGAAGCTTTGTTCACGGGAGAGATCCCAATGGTTGAAGATGGAAATACGCTTATATTATCAACTAACATTTCAGAATTATCCGACATTGAAAGACGTGCCGAGATATTAAAAGTTCCCGAGGTATTAGTGGCTCAAAATGTTGATATATTATTCACGGATTTTAATATGCCGGGGCTTACCGGAGAACAAATTGTTAGAGCTATTAGAGAACAAGGATCTAGGGGCATAATTGTTGGCTTAACAGGCCAGCCGCATGAAAACACCGAACCATTTTATGCCGCGGGAGCAGACCTGGTACTTGAAAAACCATTTAACATTAAAGATATCCTCAATTTATTTAATTAA